In Candidatus Moanabacter tarae, the genomic stretch GGCTTCTACCTGCTTTGGTTCGTATGTCTTACCTATTGCTGTCATGTGATTTACTTGCAAGACACAAGGCTCGTCCGACAGACTCCAAGCTGTCAAAGTAAAATATTACTCCCTTCTCCGCAGTTAAAATTAAAACGAAGGAGCTAGAAAATCGAACTGGGTAAATAGCTCTCAGTCATTTTTATGGAAGAACCACTATATCGCCAAATTCTTGGACATGCAGAACACTGGCTATCTTTTGATCTCGGGACCAATCGAGAAAAGGTTCTTAACGGATGCCGTGAATATCTTCGTCTGGGAAACGATATGATCTACCGCTATCACTGTATGGCGGACAACGGAACTCAAGTCACTTTGGCCCGATCCTATGTCATCGATATTCTCATTGAGAACCTGTTTCGCTACTCCACAAAGATCTACAAGAGAAAACACGGGCCTCCTCCCTGTCCCGTCAGCGTCGTCGCACTTGGCGGCTACGGAAGAGCAGAACTAAGCCCCCTTAGTGATATTGATATTATGTTCCTCCTACCCGACAATGTTGTGGCAGGGGGTATCCAAAGAATACAGGAGATACTCTCAGAAAATCTCCTTCTCATTTTATGGGATCTCAAGCTTAAGGTAGGACCATCGACTCGGACTCTTTCGCATACTTTTGAGGACGCTGAAAAAGATATTGAAACTAAGACCGCTTTGCTCGAGTCCCGACTCATTACAGGCCAAAAAAAACTCTTCAAACAATTTATTAGGCAGTACAAGAGATTCTACCGCAGAGCTAACCCAGAGGCATACATCCAAGCCCGTCTCGACGATCAGTACACTCGGCGAAAGAAGCATCAGAATACGGTCTTCCTCCAGGAACCCGACATCAAGAATGGGGTAGGCGGACTCCGAGACTATCAAAACATCCTCTGGATGGCCGAGATTAAGCTGGGAATCGACAGTATGGGAAAACTACACCATCGAAGGTATCTCAGTAAATCCGAGCACCGGGCTTACACCGCTGGGTACGAGTTCCTACTTCGGGTTCGCAACGAACTTCACTTCCAAAGCACCAGACCAACCGATCTATTGAATCTGGAAAAACAACCCAACATAGCCAAAAAGCTGGGCTACAAGCAAAAAAGTGTTTTCAAGAGGGTCGAAGCATTCATGCGAGATTATTACAAGCATGCTAAAGAAATCTTCCGTATAACCCAAATCCTGGAAGGCCGACTTTTCCCCGAGAGACAAATCACCGCAAACCGGCTAATCAATAGTAGCCTTTCTGAACCCCGAAAGCGAAGAGTCTTTGACGGATTTGTTCTGAGACGAAATATTCTCACTCACCTCAATTTGTCAGTCTTTAAAGAGGATCCAGAACGCCTCATCCGCGTCTTTAGACACTGTCAACAGCTTGATGCAACACTTGATTTCTCTCTTAGCTCTCTAATTACCGAGTCGCTCCCTCTGATCACCAGTTCGGTCATCCATTCGCCTACCGCTAACCGTAGTTTTAGGGGAATTCTCCAAACTGTGGGCGAAGTCTACCCCACATTGGCAAAAATGCATGAACTGGGAGTTCTAGAAAGATTTTTACCTGAGTTTTCAGATCTCACCTGTCTTGTTCAACACGAATATTACCACCGTTACACTGCTGACGAGCATACTCTAAATACAATTCATCAACTCGACAGGATCTTCAGCGGTGCATCGCAATATTCACCTGTCTACGTCCATGCAATTCACCAGACCAAGAACCCAAGCATCCTATATCTCATCCTCCTACTTCATGATATCGGGAAAGGGAAAATGATCTCGGGGCATGCTAAGATTGGAGCCGGTATGGCACGAGCCATTCTCGCCCGTCTGCAGATAGCACCAGATATAATGGAAAGAATTATTTTTCTAATTAGCAATCACCTGGAAATGTGGCGCTTCTGGCAACGCTATGACATTGAGGACCCAGAAACAGGAGCGGCTTTCGCCAATTTTGTGAAAGATGAAGAAAATCTGCGCCTTCTATTTGTTCATACATACTGTGACTCACAGGGCACCCATTCGGATCTATGGAATAGCTACAAAGACGGTCTTCATCGAGGGCTTTTCCATATTACCCTCGATCACTTTAGGGGAACGGCATCCAAGGGTGTCGAGGAAGAGAGCCAAGAATCGGTCTCTTACTCCTGCATTAGAGAAGCCGCTCCTCACATTTCGGAGGAAGAAATTATAGCTCACTTTAATCAACTAACAGCAAGTTATTTTGTCGACAGCGGGGTCGAAGAGATTTCTTTCCATCTCGATATGGTCCATCGTTTCCTTCGTCGCGTAAGGCAAGAGGAGTCTCCAAACACTCTGGTCCCAATCGTGGATTGGCGGGACGATCTCAATCTAAGTATGACTGTCGTTAACATCGCAACTTGGGATAGGCCCGGCCTGTTTTACAGATTGGCCGGCGCCTTTAGTGTTGCAGGAGTAAATATACTCAGCAGCAGGGCAATATCACGAATGGATTCGATTACCATTGATTCTTTCTACATTTGTGACCCCGGTGGAGGTTGTGTCCAGGACCAGCAAGCAAAAGATAAATTTCAGACCAACCTCATCAGCGCGCTCAAATACGATAAAGATCTATTACCTGTTATTTTAGAACAGGCCAGGAAAGCTGAAAACCCACCTTTTCTGAAATTTGACGAACGTCTCAACGCGCCCATTCCCCACAGAGTCGATAGCCACAAGGATAAACGTTTAAACCGGATCATTGTCGAAATCCAAGCTACCGACCAAATTGGTCTGCTCTATCGCGTAGCCAAAGCCATCTACGACCACGGATTTAATATCGAGTTCGCCCGAATTTCTACTGAACTCGATGTCGCTGTCGATACTTTCCACATTACCAATATCAATACCCTAAAAAAAGACAATTCCGGAGATTTAAGGAACCTTGAAGCAAACCTTAACAACCTCGTTTCCTAAAAGCGGTACGCAATTGCGTACCGCTTTTAGGAAACGAGGTTGTCTCAA encodes the following:
- the glnD gene encoding Bifunctional uridylyltransferase/uridylyl-removing enzyme, which translates into the protein MEEPLYRQILGHAEHWLSFDLGTNREKVLNGCREYLRLGNDMIYRYHCMADNGTQVTLARSYVIDILIENLFRYSTKIYKRKHGPPPCPVSVVALGGYGRAELSPLSDIDIMFLLPDNVVAGGIQRIQEILSENLLLILWDLKLKVGPSTRTLSHTFEDAEKDIETKTALLESRLITGQKKLFKQFIRQYKRFYRRANPEAYIQARLDDQYTRRKKHQNTVFLQEPDIKNGVGGLRDYQNILWMAEIKLGIDSMGKLHHRRYLSKSEHRAYTAGYEFLLRVRNELHFQSTRPTDLLNLEKQPNIAKKLGYKQKSVFKRVEAFMRDYYKHAKEIFRITQILEGRLFPERQITANRLINSSLSEPRKRRVFDGFVLRRNILTHLNLSVFKEDPERLIRVFRHCQQLDATLDFSLSSLITESLPLITSSVIHSPTANRSFRGILQTVGEVYPTLAKMHELGVLERFLPEFSDLTCLVQHEYYHRYTADEHTLNTIHQLDRIFSGASQYSPVYVHAIHQTKNPSILYLILLLHDIGKGKMISGHAKIGAGMARAILARLQIAPDIMERIIFLISNHLEMWRFWQRYDIEDPETGAAFANFVKDEENLRLLFVHTYCDSQGTHSDLWNSYKDGLHRGLFHITLDHFRGTASKGVEEESQESVSYSCIREAAPHISEEEIIAHFNQLTASYFVDSGVEEISFHLDMVHRFLRRVRQEESPNTLVPIVDWRDDLNLSMTVVNIATWDRPGLFYRLAGAFSVAGVNILSSRAISRMDSITIDSFYICDPGGGCVQDQQAKDKFQTNLISALKYDKDLLPVILEQARKAENPPFLKFDERLNAPIPHRVDSHKDKRLNRIIVEIQATDQIGLLYRVAKAIYDHGFNIEFARISTELDVAVDTFHITNINTLKKDNSGDLRNLEANLNNLVS